In the Olleya sp. Hel_I_94 genome, one interval contains:
- a CDS encoding Xaa-Pro dipeptidyl-peptidase, translated as MTTLSMTSRLFAALFLVATMGFAQDKTVPVFENGEAQIVEGFSNYKDYIRHDLWVQTTFNTDGDDTLDRVHVSVTRPKQTDTEGLKLPVIYVTSPYFAGVAPDVPGIMWNVEHELGELPTQERAHPEVKRLGERPIISNSHISKWVPRGYIVVHSSSPGTGLSQGSPTVGGPNEALAPKAVIDWLNGRVKGYTTPDGDEEVKAFWSTGKVGMTGTSYNGTLPLAAATTGVEGLEAIIPIAPNTSSYHYYRSNGLVRHPGGYLGEDIDVLYDFIHSGDESKRPYNNKTVRDTEMANGMDRKTGDLNDFWNDRDYLNQMDGMKAALLMSHGFNDWNVMPEHSNRIYQKAKAMGLPTQIYYHQNGHGGPPPMTMMNRWFTRYLHGVENGVENDKQAWIVRENDKRDQPTAYDAYPNPEAKDVTLYLNKGGNQMGMLTTKASKRQKTETFVDDFTISGKDHAQASNSTHRLLYATPTLKQDLHLSGESTISISLSSSKPAANLSVWLVSLPYTDDAKVLTDNIITRGWADPQNYKSLTESEPLKPGQFYDLTFKLQPDDQIIKAGQQIGLIIFSSDKDFTIHPKPGTELTVDLDKTTVTLPVVGGLDALKAATE; from the coding sequence ATGACAACATTAAGCATGACGTCAAGGCTTTTTGCAGCACTATTTTTAGTGGCTACAATGGGTTTTGCACAAGACAAAACGGTTCCTGTTTTTGAAAATGGAGAAGCGCAAATTGTCGAAGGATTTAGCAACTACAAAGACTACATCAGACATGACCTTTGGGTACAAACTACATTTAACACAGATGGAGACGACACCTTAGATCGTGTGCACGTGTCTGTAACTAGACCAAAACAAACAGATACTGAAGGTTTAAAATTACCTGTAATATATGTCACTAGTCCTTATTTTGCTGGAGTTGCACCAGATGTTCCTGGTATTATGTGGAATGTAGAGCATGAGTTAGGTGAGTTACCAACCCAAGAGCGTGCACATCCTGAAGTAAAACGTTTAGGAGAGCGTCCAATTATATCAAATTCGCATATCTCTAAATGGGTACCTCGTGGTTATATTGTAGTACACTCGTCTTCTCCAGGTACTGGATTATCGCAAGGTAGTCCAACTGTTGGTGGACCAAACGAAGCTTTAGCACCTAAAGCAGTTATTGACTGGTTAAATGGTCGTGTTAAAGGATACACAACACCTGATGGTGATGAAGAGGTTAAAGCCTTTTGGTCTACAGGAAAAGTTGGTATGACAGGGACATCCTACAATGGTACGTTACCTTTAGCTGCAGCAACAACTGGAGTGGAAGGTTTAGAGGCTATTATCCCAATTGCACCTAATACCTCATCATATCACTACTACAGATCAAACGGTTTAGTGCGTCATCCTGGAGGTTATTTAGGTGAAGATATTGATGTGTTATATGACTTTATACATAGTGGTGACGAAAGCAAACGTCCTTACAACAACAAAACGGTTAGAGACACAGAAATGGCTAACGGAATGGACAGAAAAACAGGAGATTTAAACGACTTCTGGAATGATCGTGATTACCTAAACCAAATGGATGGTATGAAAGCTGCATTATTAATGTCTCATGGTTTTAACGACTGGAATGTAATGCCAGAACATAGTAACCGTATTTACCAAAAGGCTAAAGCAATGGGATTACCAACCCAAATTTACTACCACCAAAATGGACATGGAGGACCACCACCAATGACTATGATGAACCGTTGGTTTACACGCTATTTACATGGTGTAGAAAATGGTGTAGAAAATGATAAACAAGCTTGGATTGTTAGAGAAAACGATAAACGTGATCAACCAACTGCTTATGATGCTTATCCAAATCCAGAGGCTAAAGACGTGACTTTATATTTAAATAAAGGTGGTAACCAAATGGGAATGCTAACTACAAAAGCTAGCAAACGTCAAAAAACAGAAACGTTTGTAGACGATTTTACCATTTCTGGGAAAGACCATGCGCAAGCATCAAACTCGACACACAGATTATTATACGCAACACCAACTTTAAAACAAGATTTACATTTATCTGGAGAAAGTACTATTAGCATAAGCTTATCTAGTAGTAAACCTGCTGCTAATTTATCGGTTTGGTTAGTCTCGTTACCGTATACAGATGACGCCAAAGTATTAACAGATAATATTATTACACGTGGTTGGGCTGACCCTCAAAACTATAAGTCGTTAACCGAAAGTGAACCTTTAAAACCTGGTCAATTTTATGACTTAACGTTTAAATTACAACCAGATGATCAAATTATTAAAGCTGGTCAGCAAATAGGATTAATTATATTTTCTAGCGATAAAGACTTTACAATCCATCCAAAACCTGGTACTGAGTTAACCGTAGATTTAGACAAAACTACAGTAACGTTACCTGTTGTTGGTGGTTTAGATGCTTTAAAAGCTGCAACTGAGTAA
- a CDS encoding MFS transporter, whose protein sequence is MSITEKLYRFLNNETEERVCKDITEQACEAVPKNYFLLIFSSVFTKLGDTLSNPKTVLTWLMSYVSAPVYLISLIVPIRESGSMVPQVFLSKYVKKQPVRKWIWVLGSFLQFLAIASIGFIALNFEGTTAGWLIIIAVIIFSLSRSICSLSSKDVTGKTIPKTRRGKLKGYTVSVSGILVLAAGLFILYQSKSEQTITFYSYLIFFASAMWLIAAVIYSRIKEFPEDTDASDNDKTSFISKLKLLKKDAHFRDFVIARSLLLCSALTAPYYILLAQKYIGKEVYLLGLFIIAKGIASIISSPTWGKLADKSSKNVMAIAVLIASGLGIILFFIITYFDTVRSLVWLYPVAFFILGIAHGGVRLGRKTYIVDMAKGNQRTDYVSVSNTVIGVILLFTGGLSALVSSISIEGVVLILSVFGILGAYKSYKLPDVE, encoded by the coding sequence TTGTCCATAACCGAAAAACTATATCGCTTTTTAAACAACGAAACGGAAGAACGTGTTTGTAAAGACATTACTGAGCAAGCTTGTGAAGCAGTACCAAAAAACTATTTTTTACTGATTTTTAGTAGTGTGTTTACCAAATTAGGAGACACATTAAGCAATCCAAAAACGGTATTAACATGGTTGATGAGTTATGTTAGTGCGCCTGTATATTTAATTAGTTTAATTGTTCCTATTAGAGAATCAGGTTCTATGGTTCCGCAGGTATTTTTATCAAAATATGTCAAAAAACAACCTGTTAGAAAATGGATTTGGGTTTTAGGTTCCTTTTTACAATTTTTAGCAATTGCATCTATTGGTTTTATAGCCTTAAATTTTGAAGGCACTACTGCTGGATGGCTAATTATAATAGCTGTTATAATATTTAGTTTGTCCAGAAGTATTTGCTCGTTATCGTCAAAAGATGTGACTGGAAAAACCATTCCTAAAACAAGACGCGGAAAACTTAAAGGTTACACTGTATCTGTTTCTGGAATCTTAGTACTTGCTGCTGGATTGTTTATTTTATACCAATCTAAAAGCGAACAAACCATTACCTTTTATAGCTATTTAATCTTTTTTGCTTCGGCAATGTGGTTAATTGCTGCTGTAATTTATTCTAGAATTAAGGAGTTTCCAGAAGATACTGATGCTTCGGACAACGACAAAACGTCTTTTATTTCAAAATTAAAACTATTAAAAAAAGATGCGCATTTTAGAGATTTTGTAATCGCACGATCGCTATTATTATGTTCTGCTTTAACAGCTCCTTACTACATCTTATTAGCGCAAAAATACATTGGCAAGGAAGTTTATTTGCTTGGATTGTTTATTATAGCCAAAGGAATCGCATCCATTATAAGCTCGCCAACTTGGGGAAAACTAGCTGACAAATCCAGTAAAAATGTGATGGCAATTGCTGTATTAATTGCGTCTGGATTAGGGATTATATTATTTTTTATAATTACCTATTTTGATACTGTTAGAAGTCTAGTTTGGTTATATCCTGTAGCTTTTTTTATTTTAGGAATTGCTCATGGAGGCGTCCGACTAGGTCGTAAAACTTACATTGTAGATATGGCTAAAGGCAACCAACGTACAGACTACGTTTCTGTTAGTAATACTGTTATTGGTGTAATTTTATTATTTACTGGTGGCTTAAGTGCTTTAGTATCGTCAATATCTATTGAAGGTGTGGTTTTAATTTTATCTGTATTCGGGATTTTAGGTGCTTACAAAAGCTACAAACTCCCTGATGTTGAGTAA
- a CDS encoding tRNA dihydrouridine synthase — translation MSITLLSSPLQGFTDFRFRNAFHHYFGGIDTFYAPYIRLNGKLKIKQSYQLDLQPENNTTLNVIPQVMTNDADEFMFVVNYVQSLGYKELNWNLGCPYPMVTKSGMGSGLICNPTKIDEILKRAHNESDITVSMKMRMGYEHAAEILDTFPILDSYPLKNIAIHARIGKQLYKGPVDLEAFEPCITGTKHKLYYNGDITSVESFKAMEARFPSIDHFMIGRGLIADPFLPSMIKNNTTTYPKDRWEIFSQFHDTIYQQYDDYLSGPTPIKMKMLGFWEFFSQSFSNPQKTYKAIKKASNPVKYKQAVATILNNEK, via the coding sequence ATGTCAATTACATTACTCTCTTCTCCTTTACAAGGTTTTACGGATTTTAGATTCCGTAACGCGTTTCATCATTATTTTGGTGGTATCGATACGTTTTATGCACCTTATATTAGACTTAACGGAAAGCTAAAAATTAAGCAATCGTATCAATTAGATTTACAACCGGAAAATAACACGACTTTAAATGTGATTCCGCAAGTTATGACAAATGATGCTGACGAGTTTATGTTTGTCGTAAATTATGTCCAAAGTTTAGGTTATAAAGAGTTAAACTGGAATTTAGGCTGTCCTTATCCAATGGTTACTAAATCCGGAATGGGTTCTGGTTTAATATGTAATCCAACAAAAATTGACGAGATTTTAAAGCGTGCACATAACGAGAGCGACATAACGGTTTCCATGAAAATGAGAATGGGTTATGAACATGCTGCCGAAATTTTAGACACCTTCCCTATCCTAGATAGCTATCCACTAAAAAACATTGCAATACATGCCAGAATTGGCAAGCAACTATACAAAGGACCAGTAGATTTAGAGGCGTTTGAGCCTTGTATTACTGGCACAAAACACAAGTTATATTACAATGGTGATATTACGTCTGTAGAAAGTTTTAAAGCTATGGAAGCACGCTTCCCTAGTATTGATCATTTTATGATTGGTCGAGGACTAATTGCAGATCCGTTTTTACCAAGTATGATTAAAAATAACACCACAACATATCCTAAAGACCGTTGGGAGATTTTTAGTCAGTTTCATGATACAATTTACCAACAGTACGACGACTACCTTTCTGGTCCAACACCAATAAAAATGAAAATGTTAGGCTTTTGGGAGTTTTTCTCGCAGTCGTTTTCTAATCCTCAAAAAACTTATAAAGCCATTAAAAAAGCTAGTAATCCTGTAAAATACAAACAAGCAGTTGCTACTATTTTAAATAACGAAAAGTAG
- a CDS encoding MOSC domain-containing protein, whose amino-acid sequence MEITSTNIAKPTTIVWNGKTQTTGIYKSPTPAGIYLEKEDVKGDEVSDRKHHGGIFKACYLFSEDHYAYWQNLYPNLDFNYGIFGENLTVKGLDETKITVGDIYKIGTALVQVTQPREPCFKLGIRFGTQTILKQFIKHARPGTYVRVLEEGLIKPGDKMILVQAATESLTTAQLFTLIFAKQKDQSQLALIINNDAIPLKKRQKLAAFIKN is encoded by the coding sequence ATGGAAATCACGTCTACCAACATAGCAAAACCAACAACTATTGTCTGGAATGGAAAAACACAAACCACAGGAATTTATAAAAGCCCAACTCCAGCAGGTATTTATCTAGAAAAAGAAGACGTTAAAGGCGATGAGGTCTCTGACCGCAAACATCATGGTGGCATTTTTAAAGCCTGCTATTTATTTTCGGAAGACCATTATGCGTATTGGCAAAACTTATATCCAAATTTAGATTTTAATTACGGGATTTTTGGCGAAAACCTAACCGTTAAAGGTCTAGACGAAACTAAAATAACTGTTGGTGATATTTATAAAATTGGCACTGCTTTAGTGCAAGTCACGCAACCCAGAGAACCTTGTTTTAAATTAGGCATCCGTTTTGGTACGCAAACAATTCTTAAACAATTTATTAAGCATGCACGACCAGGAACTTACGTTCGTGTTTTGGAAGAAGGCTTGATAAAACCTGGAGATAAAATGATCTTGGTACAAGCTGCAACAGAGAGCTTAACCACAGCGCAATTATTCACCTTAATTTTTGCGAAACAAAAAGACCAATCTCAATTAGCTTTAATTATAAATAATGATGCGATTCCACTTAAAAAACGTCAAAAACTAGCTGCTTTTATAAAAAACTAA
- a CDS encoding B12-binding domain-containing radical SAM protein has product MKDLLLITPPFTQLNTPYPATAYLKGFLNTIGVSAFQMDLGIEVILELFSKKTFEKLFDLAIENDSISTENCQRIYTLKADYLQPLDAIILFLQGKNQTLARQICTTNFLPQASRFEQLEDMDWAFGEMGMQDKAKHLATLYLEDLSDFIIECIDPNFGFSRYAERLGQSANAFDELYDSLQNKPTFIDNLTLAILEDKLKTVQPKLICFSVPFPGNLYSAFRCAQFIKANYPEIKIAIGGGFPNTELRQVTDTRVFDFFDFITLDDGELPIELLHQNVCQPHNNNSTSETNIENKDQNSNNNGRAGRSRSTTINVDLNRKEKQYKRTFLLEDGKVVYKNNTTRPDYKQLQVGTPDYSDLFLEDYISVIEIANPMHSLWSDGRWNKLTMAHGCYWGKCTFCDISLDYIKIYEPIAAALLVDRMEQLIAQTGENGFHFVDEAAPPALMKALALEILKRQLTVTWWTNIRFEKNFTQDLCYLLKASGCIAVSGGLEVASDRLLKLIDKGVTVEQVAQVTRNFTQANIMVHSYLMYGYPTQTIQETVDSLEMVRQLFELGIIQSGFWHQFALTAHSPIGLNPSDYGVTPNYKSITFANNDIDFTDKTGIDHNMFSFGLKKSLFNFMHGIGFDMDLQEWFDFDIPQSTITPYYIEDCLNTPASLTTKPTAKIVWLGHLPLVREYTKTKKGFVNELLELTFHDKTDRLQITVNKPEGEWLLDTLETLKPTTGKALSFSALKQDFESQFEDFELFWFSKQMQKLKDFGLLQL; this is encoded by the coding sequence TTGAAAGATCTTTTACTAATAACGCCTCCTTTTACGCAATTAAACACGCCTTATCCTGCAACTGCCTATTTAAAAGGATTTTTAAATACGATAGGTGTTTCTGCCTTTCAGATGGATTTAGGGATTGAGGTGATTTTAGAATTATTCAGTAAAAAAACATTTGAAAAACTTTTTGATTTAGCAATAGAAAACGATTCTATTTCAACTGAAAACTGTCAACGTATTTACACGTTAAAAGCAGATTATTTACAGCCTTTAGATGCTATAATTTTGTTTCTTCAAGGTAAAAATCAAACCTTAGCAAGACAAATATGCACCACAAATTTTCTACCTCAAGCGTCTAGATTTGAACAGCTAGAAGATATGGATTGGGCTTTTGGCGAAATGGGAATGCAGGATAAAGCCAAGCATTTAGCAACCTTATATCTTGAGGATTTATCGGATTTTATTATTGAGTGTATCGATCCTAATTTTGGTTTTAGCAGATATGCTGAGCGTTTAGGACAAAGTGCCAATGCGTTTGACGAGCTATACGATAGCTTACAAAATAAACCAACATTTATAGACAACCTAACGCTAGCCATTTTAGAAGACAAACTAAAAACGGTACAACCAAAGTTAATTTGTTTTTCGGTTCCCTTTCCAGGGAATTTATACAGTGCGTTTAGATGCGCACAATTTATAAAAGCCAATTATCCTGAAATTAAAATAGCAATTGGTGGAGGTTTTCCTAATACCGAATTACGTCAAGTAACAGACACACGTGTTTTTGACTTTTTTGACTTTATTACCTTAGATGATGGTGAACTGCCAATTGAGTTATTGCACCAAAACGTATGTCAACCTCACAACAATAATAGTACTTCCGAAACCAATATAGAAAACAAAGACCAAAATAGTAATAACAACGGTCGTGCTGGGCGCAGTCGAAGTACTACAATAAACGTTGATCTCAATAGGAAAGAAAAACAATACAAACGCACCTTCCTTTTAGAAGATGGAAAAGTCGTTTATAAAAACAACACCACACGTCCAGATTACAAACAACTACAAGTTGGCACACCAGATTACTCAGATTTATTCTTAGAAGATTATATTTCGGTTATTGAAATTGCTAATCCAATGCACAGTTTATGGAGTGATGGACGTTGGAACAAACTAACTATGGCGCATGGTTGTTATTGGGGAAAATGTACCTTTTGTGACATATCTTTAGATTATATCAAGATTTACGAACCCATTGCTGCTGCACTTTTAGTAGACAGAATGGAACAGCTAATTGCACAAACAGGAGAAAACGGATTTCATTTTGTGGACGAAGCTGCTCCTCCTGCATTAATGAAAGCCTTAGCTTTAGAGATTTTAAAGCGTCAATTAACCGTTACATGGTGGACCAACATCAGGTTTGAAAAAAACTTTACACAAGATTTATGTTACTTACTAAAAGCCTCAGGTTGTATTGCAGTCTCAGGAGGTTTAGAAGTAGCATCAGACAGACTATTAAAGCTAATTGATAAAGGTGTGACTGTGGAGCAAGTCGCACAAGTTACACGTAACTTTACACAAGCTAACATTATGGTTCACTCCTACTTAATGTATGGTTATCCTACACAAACAATACAAGAAACCGTTGATAGTTTAGAGATGGTCAGACAGTTATTTGAGTTAGGTATTATACAATCTGGATTTTGGCATCAATTTGCGTTAACAGCACACAGTCCTATTGGGTTAAATCCATCAGATTATGGTGTTACACCAAACTACAAGTCTATTACATTTGCAAATAATGATATTGATTTTACAGACAAAACTGGCATTGACCATAATATGTTTAGTTTCGGTTTAAAAAAATCGCTATTTAATTTTATGCATGGTATTGGCTTTGATATGGACTTACAAGAATGGTTTGATTTTGACATTCCGCAAAGTACAATTACACCTTATTACATTGAGGATTGCTTAAACACACCAGCTAGCTTAACAACTAAGCCAACTGCAAAAATAGTTTGGTTAGGTCATTTACCTTTAGTTAGAGAATACACAAAAACTAAAAAAGGGTTTGTAAATGAATTGTTGGAGCTAACGTTTCATGATAAAACGGATCGACTTCAAATTACAGTCAACAAGCCTGAAGGCGAATGGTTGCTAGATACGCTTGAAACCTTAAAACCAACCACAGGAAAAGCGCTTTCATTTTCAGCATTAAAACAAGATTTTGAGTCCCAATTTGAAGATTTTGAACTCTTTTGGTTTTCTAAACAAATGCAAAAATTAAAGGACTTTGGATTGCTTCAATTATAA
- a CDS encoding FUSC family protein produces the protein MQNKLKTQLKTIELFLKGSSFYRGVVLTIAAVLPLVIFSAIDLFVYAPSIAVGAFLNAPSDVPGSLRRKINGILISIVLTMLVTFIIFITKPVFVLLIVAIAVLSFAISLISVYGFRASLISFSGLLSIVLALAISKPNPAAIFLHVGLMGVGGLWYLFVSLFSKWIAPKKDDDQLLSDTLALTGQYLKIRGKLLTKSNKREKYAKKALILQTQISEKHETLRELLLEGRKRSGRSYSNERRLLIFISLVDIFELALANTLDYSKIDTLFGLQKSYLTPFKDLNKALGNHLITLSELLIKKETLPDFDSISKITDKTNSAIEDYVTEITLPKAREGAITLRNLQDYQKQLLQEVKAIRRVLSKVKDNTKASLKTQDSKQFLTSQDYRLNILWQHFSLKSPMLRHAFRVSLAMVFGFLLGSLFDLKNAYWIVLTIVVIMRPNYGLTKERSKNRIIGTIIGAIIATTVVLITQNTVVYMVLAVISLTFAFSLIQQSYKAGAAFITLNIVFVYALIDPNAFDVIQYRVIDTVIGATIAVLANYLLFPSWEYKNLDAVIVNAITSNSNYLKATKQLYHNKEAKNLDYKISRKEAFLAMSNLNAAFQRLTQDPKSKQKESVLIYDIVTLNHTILSAVASIGSYILNHKTTSASEEFDTIIDGITDTLKHVILKLEKDKTIPFTEVDDVNKAHQTLQNKYANLSEKRDIDIQAGQTEIDTNTLLDLQEAHLISNQLLWLKSLSANLINATSKYKSVFN, from the coding sequence ATGCAAAACAAGCTAAAGACACAGTTAAAAACAATCGAATTGTTCCTAAAAGGCTCAAGCTTTTACAGAGGCGTTGTACTTACCATTGCTGCTGTATTACCTTTAGTAATCTTTAGTGCTATAGACTTATTTGTCTATGCACCTTCCATAGCTGTTGGTGCTTTTTTAAATGCGCCAAGTGATGTTCCTGGTAGTTTAAGACGTAAAATAAATGGGATACTAATTAGTATAGTACTAACCATGTTAGTGACGTTTATTATTTTTATTACTAAACCTGTTTTTGTCTTATTAATAGTTGCTATTGCAGTGTTAAGCTTTGCAATTAGTTTAATATCTGTTTATGGCTTTAGAGCCTCTTTAATATCATTTTCTGGATTATTATCTATTGTTTTAGCTTTAGCTATAAGTAAACCAAATCCTGCAGCTATTTTTTTACATGTTGGTTTAATGGGAGTTGGAGGTTTATGGTATTTGTTTGTGTCACTGTTTTCTAAATGGATTGCTCCTAAAAAAGATGACGACCAATTATTATCAGATACCTTAGCTTTAACTGGTCAGTATTTAAAAATTAGAGGTAAACTTTTAACTAAATCCAATAAACGAGAAAAATATGCTAAAAAAGCACTTATCCTACAAACACAAATAAGTGAAAAGCATGAAACTTTAAGAGAACTACTACTGGAAGGCCGAAAACGTTCTGGACGTTCCTACTCCAATGAGAGACGCCTTTTAATTTTTATATCGCTTGTTGATATTTTTGAATTAGCATTAGCAAATACCTTAGATTATTCTAAAATAGATACGTTATTTGGTCTTCAAAAATCATACTTAACACCTTTTAAAGATTTAAATAAAGCACTAGGAAATCACCTTATTACTTTATCAGAACTTTTAATTAAAAAAGAAACACTTCCTGACTTTGATTCCATTTCTAAAATAACAGATAAAACCAACAGTGCTATTGAAGATTATGTAACAGAAATCACCTTACCAAAAGCTAGAGAAGGTGCAATAACACTAAGAAACCTTCAAGATTACCAAAAACAATTATTGCAAGAAGTTAAAGCAATTAGACGCGTTTTAAGTAAAGTTAAAGACAACACTAAAGCGTCTTTAAAAACACAGGATTCTAAACAATTTTTAACCTCTCAGGATTATAGACTAAATATTTTATGGCAACATTTTAGCTTAAAATCACCTATGTTACGACATGCGTTTAGGGTGAGTTTAGCTATGGTATTTGGTTTTTTATTAGGAAGCCTTTTTGATTTAAAAAACGCCTATTGGATTGTATTAACCATTGTGGTTATTATGAGACCTAATTATGGTTTAACTAAAGAGCGTTCTAAAAACCGAATTATAGGGACTATTATTGGAGCTATTATAGCAACAACTGTTGTATTAATTACTCAAAATACCGTAGTATATATGGTATTAGCCGTAATATCTTTAACCTTTGCCTTTTCACTAATCCAACAAAGTTATAAAGCTGGAGCTGCTTTTATTACACTTAATATTGTTTTTGTATATGCTTTAATTGATCCAAATGCTTTTGATGTCATCCAATACAGAGTAATTGATACTGTGATTGGAGCAACCATTGCTGTTTTAGCCAATTACCTATTGTTTCCTAGTTGGGAATATAAAAATTTAGATGCAGTTATAGTCAACGCCATTACATCTAACAGTAATTATTTAAAGGCTACTAAACAGTTATACCATAATAAAGAAGCTAAAAACCTGGATTATAAAATTTCTAGGAAAGAAGCCTTTTTAGCTATGAGTAATCTAAATGCAGCCTTTCAAAGATTAACACAAGATCCAAAATCTAAACAAAAAGAATCGGTTTTAATTTACGATATCGTTACTTTAAATCATACCATATTATCTGCTGTAGCGTCTATTGGTAGTTATATTTTAAATCATAAAACAACATCTGCTTCAGAAGAATTTGATACCATTATCGATGGTATTACAGATACTTTAAAACATGTGATTTTAAAATTAGAAAAAGATAAAACTATTCCTTTTACAGAAGTAGATGATGTAAATAAAGCACATCAAACGTTACAAAACAAATATGCTAATCTTTCTGAAAAACGAGATATAGACATACAAGCAGGTCAGACTGAGATTGATACTAACACCTTATTAGATCTTCAAGAAGCGCATTTAATAAGCAACCAATTACTATGGTTAAAATCGTTATCTGCTAATTTAATAAATGCAACGTCTAAATATAAATCTGTTTTTAATTAA
- a CDS encoding carboxypeptidase-like regulatory domain-containing protein has product MKNQINLNITTPCNQNYNQFTPTLKGGFCNACTKEVIDFTEMTTEDIGLYFNTKQTTNVCGRFKNAQLTTLSVKAKKSKLSFISAIGLACLALFSLTTAKAQDNLSRVKTSKIKINQNQANITVKGTVYDNDGLPLPTANVVLQGTTVGVTTGFDGQFIFPEKLKEGDILVFSYVGYDSKKMVIQNPDSMSNVLLNVSLSNDSYIMMGKVAVKSVYSSKK; this is encoded by the coding sequence ATGAAAAATCAAATAAATTTAAACATCACGACGCCTTGCAATCAAAATTATAATCAATTTACGCCTACACTTAAAGGTGGTTTTTGTAACGCTTGCACAAAAGAGGTTATCGATTTTACTGAAATGACTACTGAAGACATCGGTCTTTACTTCAACACTAAACAAACCACTAACGTCTGCGGAAGATTTAAAAACGCACAACTAACAACACTTTCTGTTAAAGCAAAAAAAAGTAAACTTAGTTTTATAAGCGCCATTGGATTAGCTTGTTTAGCCCTATTCTCTTTAACAACTGCAAAAGCACAAGACAATCTATCCAGAGTCAAAACTTCTAAAATAAAAATCAATCAAAATCAAGCCAATATTACTGTAAAAGGAACTGTATATGATAACGATGGTTTACCACTTCCTACCGCAAACGTTGTTTTACAAGGTACCACTGTAGGTGTTACAACAGGTTTTGATGGACAATTTATTTTTCCTGAAAAGCTAAAAGAAGGTGATATTTTAGTGTTTAGCTATGTTGGTTATGACTCTAAAAAGATGGTTATTCAAAATCCAGACAGCATGTCTAACGTCCTTTTAAATGTAAGCTTAAGTAACGATTCTTATATTATGATGGGTAAAGTTGCTGTTAAATCAGTTTATTCGTCTAAAAAATAA